The genomic window CCCAAAATAAGAAACTTCAGGTCAGCAAGTACCGCTGCCCGCAGAACCATCCCTGCCCCGCGGTTCGGATCTGCCCGACCAAGGCGATGTCGCAGACGGGTTACGCAGCACCCGCCGTCGATGACCAAAAGTGTATCAGCTGCGGAAAATGCGTCAGTTTTTGCCCGATGGGCGCGCTGACTCTCTCATAAAAACCAATTATTATCCGTTACATGACAGGAGGCAACATTATGTCAGTCATCACAATCACCAAAGATAATTTCCAGACCGAGGTCATGGAGAGCAGAGTCCCGGTTCTGCTCGACTTCTGGGCATCCTGGTGCGGCCCGTGCCGCATGGTCTCGCCGGTTGTCGACGAAATTGCCGATGAGACCCAAAACATCAAAGTTGGCAAGATCAACGTCGACGAACAGCGCGAACTTGCCGCAGCATTTAACATTATGAGCATTCCGACGCTTGTCGTTCTTAAAAGCGGCAAAGTCACCAATCAGGCGATCGGCGTCCGCCCGAAACAGCAGATCCTCTCGATGTTCGTGTAATCCTTCTTCAAAGTGCAATCGCCGTTATTCGTTTTACGAATAACGGCGATTGCATATGCCGCCGGTTCGGAGCGGCGAATTTAAATATTAATAGGCGTTTTTAAAAAGAAGGCACCATTTATAACGAAAGAACCTCCAGCCGTTTTCGGTCTTTTATAATGATTTCTCCGCGGGTCAGTGTTATCATGTCTTCCGACTGAAAATAATTCAACATTCTCGTCACGACTTCACGGGCTGTTCCGAGGTGGTTTGCGATCTTTTCGTGCGTGAGTTTGAGAACATCCGACTCTTCCAAGTTACTCTCCCCGATTATAAATGCGGCTAGCCGCTTATCAAAACTCTTCCACATAATTTGCTCAATCAGCCACATGACTTCTGAAAATCTGGCAGCCATTAT from Oscillospiraceae bacterium includes these protein-coding regions:
- a CDS encoding 4Fe-4S binding protein; this encodes MPLFKDKPEASASQNKKLQVSKYRCPQNHPCPAVRICPTKAMSQTGYAAPAVDDQKCISCGKCVSFCPMGALTLS
- the trxA gene encoding thioredoxin, coding for MSVITITKDNFQTEVMESRVPVLLDFWASWCGPCRMVSPVVDEIADETQNIKVGKINVDEQRELAAAFNIMSIPTLVVLKSGKVTNQAIGVRPKQQILSMFV